From a single Hominilimicola fabiformis genomic region:
- a CDS encoding DNA-methyltransferase, translated as MFETEKYELWHGDCLELMKNIPDKSVDCIITDLPYGVTAKNKWDTIIPFEPLWQQYKRISKDNTAIILFGQDKFTAKCMLSNEKMHRYNLIWKKVLPTGFLNANRMPLREHEDIMVFYKKLPTYNPQKVKGSPCHKKGKVVGKTNDSQLKNNNYGNFKCVETEGDLKFPTSVLEFAKPHPSITCHPTQKSVELLEWLVKTYSNEGDIILDSCMGSGTTGIACKNLNRKFIGIELDDNYFEVAKERILGC; from the coding sequence ATGTTTGAAACAGAAAAATATGAATTATGGCATGGCGATTGTCTTGAATTAATGAAAAATATTCCTGATAAATCAGTTGATTGTATTATAACAGATTTACCATATGGCGTTACTGCCAAGAATAAATGGGATACTATAATTCCTTTCGAGCCGTTATGGCAACAATATAAGCGAATTTCAAAAGACAATACAGCTATTATTTTATTTGGACAAGATAAATTCACAGCAAAATGTATGCTGTCTAATGAAAAGATGCATAGATATAATCTTATTTGGAAGAAAGTGTTACCTACGGGATTTTTAAATGCAAATAGGATGCCATTAAGAGAACATGAAGATATAATGGTGTTTTATAAAAAATTACCTACATATAATCCTCAAAAAGTAAAAGGAAGTCCTTGTCATAAAAAGGGTAAGGTCGTTGGGAAAACGAACGATTCTCAATTGAAAAATAATAATTATGGCAATTTTAAATGTGTCGAAACAGAAGGAGATTTGAAATTTCCGACATCTGTTTTAGAATTTGCTAAGCCACATCCAAGTATCACGTGCCACCCAACCCAGAAAAGTGTAGAATTATTAGAATGGTTAGTAAAAACATACAGTAACGAAGGCGACATAATACTTGATTCTTGTATGGGTTCGGGGACTACTGGTATTGCATGTAAAAACCTAAATAGAAAGTTTATTGGTATTGAATTAGATGATAATTATTTTGAAGTGGCAAAAGAAAGAATATTAGGATGCTAA
- a CDS encoding S24 family peptidase encodes MINYDFEGKENAITAEHLKNGEICKVVGYGQSMTPILKSGQPVICKPVTKDTPLKKNDIVLCKVKGNYYLHKISAIKNGVSYQISNNHGHVNGTINKNNIFGIVVEIL; translated from the coding sequence ATGATCAATTATGATTTTGAGGGAAAAGAAAATGCAATTACGGCAGAACATTTAAAGAATGGTGAAATTTGCAAAGTTGTTGGATATGGACAATCTATGACCCCTATTCTTAAATCTGGTCAACCTGTAATTTGCAAACCAGTGACAAAAGATACACCACTAAAGAAAAATGATATTGTATTATGTAAGGTCAAGGGCAATTATTATTTACATAAAATTTCTGCTATCAAAAATGGTGTTAGTTATCAAATATCTAACAATCATGGACATGTGAATGGAACAATTAATAAAAACAATATCTTTGGAATTGTGGTAGAAATATTATGA
- a CDS encoding ATP-dependent Clp protease proteolytic subunit: MGSTRDNIYIDINKRTFFLADNIDNESAGKLMWDILYLIREDKEQDKKILCYNREPIKLYINSYGGSIDDMWGLIDIILASKTPIYTYCLGYAQSAAFNIFLAGHKRFCLEHSVFMYHQMSYWRDGKHQDFVENRVEMDNINKQNEEYVIKRTKIPEDVIRNVRETKKDFYIHSSKAIEYGVVDKILM, from the coding sequence ATGGGTTCAACAAGAGATAATATATACATTGATATTAATAAAAGAACATTTTTTTTGGCGGATAATATAGATAATGAATCCGCCGGTAAACTTATGTGGGATATTTTATACTTAATTAGAGAAGATAAAGAGCAAGATAAAAAAATATTATGCTATAACCGTGAGCCAATCAAATTATATATTAATTCTTATGGAGGTTCAATAGATGATATGTGGGGTTTAATTGATATAATTCTTGCAAGCAAAACTCCAATTTATACATATTGTCTTGGATATGCGCAAAGTGCAGCATTTAACATTTTCTTAGCAGGACATAAAAGATTTTGTCTTGAACATTCAGTGTTTATGTATCATCAGATGTCTTATTGGAGAGACGGGAAACACCAAGACTTTGTTGAAAACAGGGTCGAAATGGACAACATTAATAAGCAAAACGAAGAATACGTAATAAAAAGAACAAAAATTCCTGAAGATGTTATTAGGAATGTTCGTGAGACAAAGAAAGATTTCTATATCCATTCTTCTAAGGCAATAGAATATGGTGTTGTAGATAAGATTTTAATGTAA
- a CDS encoding AAA family ATPase: MTKNLYCVVGESGSGKDTIVNYMCNRYGYTKVISNTTRPMRTNDENDKLNHIFSNVEQYQKDKGNNEVVAETFFNDNYYWATKTQVDNSDFYIIDIKGLKHLQDTYRDKMIFAIYVETNEATRKLRMEERGDSEEKIEERIKNDKEAFVDVDYQHWDCIIRNSRHSDLSVIAMKLNDVIKSFESKEE, translated from the coding sequence ATGACAAAAAACTTGTATTGTGTAGTTGGCGAAAGTGGAAGTGGCAAAGATACAATTGTAAATTATATGTGTAATAGGTATGGTTATACAAAAGTTATATCTAATACCACTCGTCCAATGAGAACAAATGATGAAAATGATAAGTTAAATCATATATTCTCGAATGTTGAACAATATCAGAAAGATAAAGGGAATAATGAAGTAGTAGCAGAAACCTTTTTTAATGATAATTATTATTGGGCGACAAAAACACAAGTCGATAATTCTGATTTTTATATTATAGATATAAAAGGGTTAAAACATCTACAAGATACATATAGGGACAAAATGATCTTCGCTATATATGTGGAAACAAATGAAGCCACACGTAAACTTCGCATGGAAGAACGTGGGGATAGCGAAGAAAAGATTGAAGAAAGAATTAAAAACGACAAAGAAGCTTTTGTCGATGTTGATTACCAACATTGGGATTGTATCATAAGGAATTCAAGACATTCTGATTTGAGTGTGATTGCAATGAAGTTAAATGATGTGATTAAAAGCTTTGAGTCAAAGGAGGAATGA
- a CDS encoding 4Fe-4S cluster-binding domain-containing protein → MRYASIRNLDISNGENVGVSLFVQGCPFHCHNCFNSNTWDFNGGKEWTPQIKERFIQLIDRAYINRISFLGGECLADQNLQEVYELIKEIRNLFPNKTIWLYTGYSWESIMNYKSCSSDDFDYIEESYVDGLYEMRKKIISLCDIVVDGEYIDEKRDLTLKWRGSSNQRVIDVKQSLAQNKIVLYCD, encoded by the coding sequence ATGAGATATGCCTCTATCCGCAATCTTGATATTTCAAATGGTGAAAACGTAGGAGTGTCTCTTTTTGTTCAAGGTTGTCCATTCCATTGTCATAATTGTTTCAATTCTAATACTTGGGATTTTAATGGCGGCAAGGAATGGACGCCACAAATAAAAGAACGATTTATACAATTGATTGATAGAGCATATATTAACAGAATATCTTTTTTAGGCGGGGAATGTTTAGCCGACCAAAATCTTCAAGAAGTCTATGAACTCATTAAAGAAATCCGAAACTTATTCCCAAATAAAACAATTTGGTTATATACGGGATATTCTTGGGAAAGTATTATGAATTATAAATCTTGTTCATCAGATGACTTTGATTATATAGAAGAAAGTTATGTTGATGGATTATATGAAATGCGAAAAAAGATTATTTCGTTATGTGACATTGTTGTAGACGGAGAATATATAGATGAGAAAAGAGATTTGACTCTTAAATGGCGAGGAAGTTCAAATCAAAGAGTAATTGATGTCAAACAAAGTCTCGCCCAAAACAAGATTGTTCTATATTGTGACTAA
- the ligA gene encoding NAD-dependent DNA ligase LigA: MKELIAELNNAANAYYNTAKPIMSDAEFDSKLEDLRSLEEETNITMANSPTQKVGTEVLDSIAKVVHKTPMLSLNKCHSVEEIEKFANYRPLVASIKLDGLSCRLIYENGDLVRAESRGNGIEGNDITQAVKQFQNVPLHINKEGTYVIDGEALITLDDFAKINKDGQFKNSRNLSAGTLSSLDTSVVKDRRLSWFAWEVIENDSADETNLSFHNQLAEASELGFDVVPFFDVVSFENVHMDYQVVIDKMLDIAEQECLPQDGVVFKFDDVQYGKSLGNTSHHFRNGIAFKVKNDSVETTLKNIEYTIGKTGVLTPTAVFEPVEIEGTTVERATLHNISIMKELLGNPWIGQKIGVFKANLIVPAIRWGEIDNHTTERQYIPIPTHCPICHQPAIIKKDNDSEVLICTNEYCEGKLLKRLSHAVSKNALNIENLSEASLKRFIQLGYVKSIKDIYHLEDFKEQIQSLEGFGQKSVEKLLSAIQKSRNTTLAQFLYSLSIPLLGKNASKDISKVCENDFNIFVNVLSNKERKAFTHIDGIGIELAMSMTDYWKKYNLDILDLANEFIFEKEKENSTVDTLQGKSFCITGKLISYSNRAELVKEIESHGGKVVSSVTKKTDYLINNDTESVSSKNKTAKSLGIPIISEVKFKQMREGEK; encoded by the coding sequence ATGAAAGAATTAATTGCTGAATTAAATAATGCGGCAAATGCTTATTATAATACGGCAAAGCCGATAATGAGCGATGCGGAATTTGATTCAAAACTTGAAGATTTACGTTCATTGGAAGAAGAAACAAATATAACAATGGCAAATAGCCCAACACAAAAAGTTGGAACGGAAGTATTGGATAGTATCGCTAAAGTAGTGCATAAGACACCAATGCTATCACTTAATAAATGCCACTCAGTCGAAGAAATTGAGAAGTTTGCAAATTATCGTCCTCTTGTTGCTTCTATAAAATTAGACGGTTTGTCGTGTAGATTGATTTATGAGAATGGTGACTTGGTAAGAGCTGAGTCAAGGGGCAATGGTATAGAAGGTAATGATATTACTCAGGCAGTAAAACAATTTCAAAATGTTCCGTTACATATTAATAAGGAAGGAACTTATGTTATTGATGGTGAGGCATTGATAACACTTGATGATTTCGCCAAGATAAATAAAGACGGACAATTTAAAAATAGTCGTAATCTTTCTGCCGGTACATTATCAAGTCTTGATACGTCAGTTGTAAAAGATAGACGATTGAGTTGGTTTGCGTGGGAAGTTATCGAAAATGATAGTGCCGATGAAACGAACCTTTCATTCCATAATCAACTCGCAGAAGCAAGCGAATTAGGGTTTGATGTAGTTCCATTTTTTGATGTTGTTTCGTTTGAAAACGTACATATGGACTATCAGGTAGTAATAGATAAAATGTTGGACATTGCGGAACAAGAATGCCTTCCACAAGATGGAGTTGTTTTTAAATTTGATGATGTGCAATATGGTAAATCTCTTGGCAACACAAGCCACCATTTCAGAAATGGTATCGCCTTTAAGGTTAAGAATGATTCAGTAGAAACCACATTGAAGAATATTGAATATACAATCGGTAAAACAGGAGTATTAACTCCAACGGCGGTATTTGAGCCAGTAGAAATTGAAGGTACTACTGTTGAAAGAGCAACTCTACATAATATATCAATAATGAAAGAATTATTAGGAAATCCTTGGATTGGTCAGAAAATCGGAGTATTTAAAGCAAATCTCATCGTTCCTGCTATTCGTTGGGGTGAAATAGATAACCACACCACAGAAAGACAATACATACCAATCCCAACACATTGTCCTATATGTCATCAACCGGCAATAATCAAGAAGGACAATGACTCAGAAGTTTTGATTTGTACAAATGAATATTGTGAGGGAAAGTTATTAAAAAGACTATCTCATGCAGTTTCAAAAAATGCTCTTAATATTGAAAACTTATCAGAAGCATCTCTAAAAAGATTTATTCAACTTGGATATGTAAAGTCCATCAAAGATATTTATCATCTTGAAGATTTTAAAGAACAAATTCAATCTCTTGAAGGCTTTGGTCAAAAGTCTGTCGAAAAGCTATTATCAGCAATTCAGAAAAGTAGAAATACAACATTGGCTCAATTTCTGTATTCATTAAGCATTCCGTTGTTGGGGAAAAACGCAAGCAAAGATATTTCAAAAGTATGTGAAAATGATTTTAATATATTTGTTAATGTATTGTCAAACAAGGAGAGAAAAGCATTTACGCATATTGATGGTATTGGGATTGAGTTAGCTATGTCTATGACTGACTATTGGAAAAAATACAATTTAGATATTTTAGATTTAGCAAATGAGTTCATTTTTGAAAAAGAAAAAGAGAATAGTACAGTAGATACACTTCAAGGTAAAAGTTTTTGTATTACCGGAAAGTTAATCAGCTACTCTAATCGTGCCGAATTAGTTAAAGAGATTGAAAGCCATGGTGGCAAAGTTGTAAGTTCTGTTACAAAAAAGACAGATTATTTAATCAACAATGATACCGAAAGTGTGTCGTCAAAAAATAAAACCGCTAAGAGTTTGGGTATTCCAATTATTAGCGAAGTCAAATTCAAACAAATGAGAGAAGGAGAAAAATAA
- a CDS encoding DNA adenine methylase, with protein sequence MKNTYIKSPLNYVGGKYKLLPQIIPLFPDKIDTFVDLFGGGFNVGINVNANRIIYNDTCAQVVDLLKHFYAHDSEYIHSQIIKTITDFELSRSDINGYAMYGCESSKGLGEYNKPKYFELRKAYNANPDWIKFYTLITCSFSNQIRFNSKGEFNMPYGKRDYNISLQKKLKVFVEEMGKKEILFLNKDFRDYNFKVDNFIYADPPYYNSTATYNENGAWSEQDEKDLLDMLDSVDKNGKFALSNNLKYDNPYLDEWKDKYNVHYLNGDYSNCNYHKIDRSKDCEVLITNY encoded by the coding sequence TTGAAAAATACATACATAAAAAGTCCACTTAATTATGTGGGCGGCAAATACAAATTACTTCCACAGATTATTCCGTTATTCCCAGATAAGATTGACACATTTGTTGATTTGTTTGGAGGTGGTTTTAATGTCGGAATAAATGTAAATGCCAATCGTATTATTTATAACGACACTTGTGCACAAGTAGTTGATCTACTTAAACATTTTTATGCTCATGACTCAGAATATATTCATAGTCAAATAATAAAAACTATAACGGATTTTGAACTTAGTCGATCAGATATCAATGGATATGCAATGTATGGATGTGAATCGAGTAAGGGACTGGGCGAATATAATAAACCTAAATATTTTGAACTGCGAAAGGCTTATAATGCCAATCCTGATTGGATTAAATTTTATACACTTATAACATGTTCATTTAGCAATCAAATACGTTTTAATTCAAAGGGCGAATTTAATATGCCATATGGAAAGCGTGATTATAATATTTCTTTACAGAAAAAGCTTAAAGTATTTGTTGAAGAAATGGGAAAGAAAGAGATATTGTTTTTGAATAAAGATTTTAGAGATTACAATTTTAAAGTAGATAATTTTATATACGCCGATCCTCCATATTATAATTCAACAGCAACTTATAATGAAAATGGAGCTTGGTCAGAACAAGATGAAAAAGATTTATTGGATATGTTAGATAGTGTTGATAAAAACGGGAAATTTGCTCTCAGCAATAATCTTAAATATGATAACCCGTATTTAGATGAATGGAAAGATAAATATAATGTACATTATTTGAATGGCGATTACAGTAATTGTAACTATCATAAGATTGACAGAAGTAAAGATTGCGAAGTATTAATTACAAATTATTAA
- a CDS encoding C40 family peptidase: MINSYAMPNISENVTNDISDVWSVHYTTQVIEKALEPTPSPIPEPTPSPTPTPTPLNQKAVETAKQYLGVPYVWGGTTSSGFDCSGLVQYVYGQIGVNISRTTYTQVNEGRYVARDELLAGDLVFFGDSSSPHHVGMYIGDGMMIHAPQTGDVVKIASLSARSDYATARRIVE, from the coding sequence ATGATTAATTCATATGCAATGCCAAATATAAGCGAAAATGTGACGAATGACATAAGTGATGTATGGTCAGTTCACTATACAACACAAGTCATTGAGAAAGCATTAGAGCCAACTCCGTCACCAATACCTGAACCAACCCCAAGTCCTACACCGACGCCAACACCCTTAAATCAAAAAGCAGTAGAAACTGCAAAACAATATTTAGGCGTTCCATATGTATGGGGAGGAACAACATCAAGTGGGTTTGATTGTAGTGGACTTGTTCAATATGTCTATGGACAAATAGGTGTAAACATTAGCCGAACAACCTACACTCAAGTCAATGAAGGAAGATATGTGGCACGAGATGAATTGCTTGCTGGCGATTTAGTATTTTTCGGTGATAGCTCATCTCCACATCATGTAGGAATGTACATAGGAGACGGAATGATGATTCACGCTCCTCAAACAGGTGACGTAGTAAAAATTGCAAGCTTGTCAGCAAGAAGTGATTATGCTACGGCACGAAGAATAGTTGAATAA
- a CDS encoding deoxyuridine 5'-triphosphate nucleotidohydrolase translates to MIATFNSILLIIAIALILVHYFLDKPEDNRDIAIFGKVSKDQFINDMKATFGTKYDYQQLSDYYDILKPPTRATKGSAGYDFESPISFELKSGETIKIPTGIRAVIDENWVLKIYSRSSLGFKYRLWLDNLTGIIDSDYSNSDNEGHIFIKVTNNSLEDKIVRINRGDKFAQGIFVQYGTVIDDDVVEARNGGFGSTNK, encoded by the coding sequence ATGATAGCAACTTTTAATTCAATTCTTCTTATTATAGCTATTGCGTTGATACTGGTTCATTATTTTTTAGATAAACCAGAAGATAATCGGGATATAGCTATTTTTGGGAAAGTAAGCAAAGACCAATTTATAAACGATATGAAAGCCACTTTTGGTACAAAGTATGACTATCAACAGCTTTCAGACTATTATGACATTTTAAAGCCTCCTACAAGGGCTACAAAGGGCTCTGCTGGCTATGATTTTGAAAGTCCAATTTCATTTGAATTAAAGTCGGGTGAAACAATAAAAATACCGACAGGTATCAGAGCAGTAATAGATGAAAATTGGGTGTTGAAGATATATTCGAGAAGTAGTTTGGGATTTAAGTATCGCCTATGGTTGGACAACCTTACAGGAATAATCGACAGCGATTATTCAAACAGTGATAATGAAGGTCATATATTTATCAAAGTGACAAACAATTCGCTTGAAGATAAAATTGTAAGAATCAATCGTGGTGACAAATTTGCACAGGGCATTTTCGTGCAGTATGGAACTGTAATTGATGATGATGTCGTTGAAGCGAGAAACGGTGGTTTTGGAAGTACAAATAAGTAA
- a CDS encoding HPr family phosphocarrier protein, translated as MIETIVLIDTMEKIKKFNVACQHHIGDVTVCSGRNIADGKELYKYRIDGKSILGLYSLDLSTPVKVEIEGDIDEELKSVINEMIA; from the coding sequence ATGATAGAAACGATTGTTTTAATAGATACAATGGAAAAAATTAAGAAGTTCAATGTAGCATGCCAACATCATATAGGTGATGTTACGGTTTGTAGTGGTAGAAATATTGCGGACGGCAAAGAATTATATAAGTATAGAATTGATGGTAAGTCAATACTTGGTTTGTATAGTCTTGATTTGTCTACTCCGGTTAAGGTTGAGATAGAAGGTGATATAGATGAAGAACTAAAATCAGTTATTAACGAAATGATAGCTTAA
- a CDS encoding 3D domain-containing protein, which translates to MRNLRKVICGVMAVVSMATGMMSVSADETKWETHYVSAQNGLNCRIKPSTEDSEIIKVFPRGTELQVIGVDETGKWYEVWDGETQGYCYGTYFVDNKEDLDKQEVASDGVKGSYLGNFYVTGYTASPSENGGYSVTCMGDNLYSSVGWAIAVDPKVIPLGTKVYIEGIGYRVARDTGGAIKGNKIDVLTSSNSESNAITGNYNVYLAE; encoded by the coding sequence ATGAGAAATTTAAGAAAAGTAATATGTGGAGTAATGGCAGTTGTATCAATGGCAACAGGAATGATGAGCGTAAGTGCAGACGAAACAAAGTGGGAAACACATTATGTTTCTGCTCAAAACGGTTTGAACTGTCGAATCAAGCCAAGCACAGAAGATAGTGAAATAATCAAGGTATTCCCAAGGGGAACAGAACTTCAAGTCATAGGTGTTGATGAAACAGGTAAGTGGTATGAAGTTTGGGACGGCGAAACTCAAGGATATTGCTATGGTACATATTTTGTTGATAATAAAGAAGATTTGGACAAACAAGAAGTTGCAAGTGATGGTGTAAAAGGTTCATATCTTGGAAACTTTTATGTCACTGGTTATACTGCTTCGCCATCTGAAAATGGGGGTTATTCAGTAACTTGTATGGGAGATAATCTATACTCGTCAGTCGGATGGGCTATCGCAGTAGATCCAAAAGTTATTCCGTTGGGAACAAAAGTTTACATAGAAGGTATTGGTTACAGAGTTGCTCGTGATACAGGCGGTGCAATTAAGGGTAACAAGATTGATGTATTGACCTCATCAAATAGCGAATCGAATGCAATTACAGGAAATTATAATGTTTATCTTGCAGAATAA
- a CDS encoding DUF3848 domain-containing protein: MDKLRNKLYKEMESWVSDLVTDSDLPKRELLSAYAYEYCIKDEIIDFFDGCNDEEWNDYYNDLLQKDNTLEYLYGEYMECDTAHIQDVIIDFMYFDKGYYEFVK; the protein is encoded by the coding sequence ATGGATAAATTAAGAAACAAACTATACAAAGAAATGGAGAGTTGGGTCAGTGATTTGGTCACTGACTCCGACTTGCCAAAACGTGAATTATTATCAGCTTATGCATATGAATATTGTATTAAGGACGAGATCATTGATTTTTTCGATGGTTGTAATGATGAAGAATGGAATGATTATTATAATGACTTACTTCAAAAAGACAACACATTGGAATATCTATACGGAGAATATATGGAATGTGACACAGCTCATATACAAGATGTCATTATTGATTTTATGTATTTTGATAAGGGATATTATGAATTTGTAAAATAA
- a CDS encoding helix-turn-helix domain-containing protein: MDNKGQETIELISRAEAAQYLNICLSTLDKLINDRKFYGKVNIGRRVFIDKGQLNKYIQENMY; the protein is encoded by the coding sequence ATGGATAATAAGGGGCAAGAAACTATAGAATTGATATCGAGAGCAGAAGCAGCTCAGTATTTGAATATATGCTTATCAACTTTGGATAAGCTGATTAATGATAGAAAGTTCTACGGCAAAGTTAATATTGGACGTAGAGTGTTTATAGATAAAGGACAATTAAATAAATACATACAAGAAAATATGTATTAA
- a CDS encoding RNA-guided endonuclease InsQ/TnpB family protein → MDEYCFKSKNLYNYANYIIRQEFINNGKWIHYNELFRLVKESNPYKNIGSNVGQGTLRILDKMWKSFFVAIKDWARYPNKYLGRPKIPKYKAKGGRFVLSLDSNKVKLKNGYVYFAWKPFKKFNNLFRTNAKDRILQCRFIPRCREYIMEIVYEIETPDISKNSDRIAAIDMGVNNFITMVNNIGENPIAVKGGIIKSINQFYNKQKANIQSELKKVNDKEWSKKLQKFTNKRYEMIKYQMHCISKYVVDWCVLYGIDTLVVGYNNEWKQKKQGLQNFTYIPYELFIKMLSYKCANNGIKFIENEESYTSGTSFLDNEDPIKENYRKERRVYRGLFIANCGKKINADVNGAYQIMKKVFPKIFINGIKGAGLHPTIINLACVK, encoded by the coding sequence ATAGATGAATATTGTTTTAAATCTAAGAATCTATATAATTATGCAAATTATATAATACGTCAAGAATTTATAAACAATGGAAAATGGATTCATTATAATGAATTATTTCGGTTAGTAAAAGAATCCAATCCATATAAGAATATTGGAAGTAATGTAGGTCAAGGAACATTGAGAATTCTTGATAAAATGTGGAAATCATTTTTTGTTGCTATTAAAGATTGGGCAAGATATCCAAATAAATATTTAGGAAGACCTAAAATTCCTAAATATAAAGCAAAAGGTGGAAGATTTGTTCTTTCTTTAGATAGTAATAAAGTAAAATTAAAGAATGGTTATGTATATTTTGCATGGAAACCATTCAAAAAATTTAATAACTTATTTAGAACTAATGCGAAAGATAGAATACTACAATGTCGATTTATTCCAAGATGTAGGGAATATATAATGGAAATTGTATACGAAATTGAAACACCTGATATTTCAAAAAATTCTGATAGGATAGCTGCTATTGACATGGGAGTTAATAATTTTATAACTATGGTAAACAACATTGGTGAAAATCCGATAGCTGTTAAAGGTGGAATTATTAAGTCAATTAATCAGTTTTATAATAAACAAAAGGCAAATATTCAATCAGAATTGAAGAAGGTAAATGATAAGGAATGGTCAAAGAAATTACAAAAATTTACTAATAAACGGTACGAAATGATTAAATATCAGATGCATTGTATTAGCAAATATGTAGTTGATTGGTGTGTTCTATATGGAATTGACACTTTAGTTGTAGGGTATAACAATGAATGGAAACAAAAGAAACAGGGTCTGCAAAATTTCACATATATTCCTTATGAACTGTTTATAAAAATGCTTTCATATAAGTGTGCGAATAATGGAATTAAGTTTATAGAGAATGAAGAATCATATACTTCTGGGACATCGTTTTTAGACAATGAAGATCCCATAAAAGAGAATTATAGAAAAGAACGTAGAGTATATAGAGGATTATTTATTGCGAATTGTGGAAAGAAAATAAATGCAGATGTAAATGGGGCATATCAAATTATGAAGAAGGTATTTCCAAAGATTTTTATCAATGGAATAAAGGGTGCAGGTTTACACCCAACGATTATAAACTTGGCTTGTGTTAAGTGA